DNA from Dasypus novemcinctus isolate mDasNov1 chromosome 19, mDasNov1.1.hap2, whole genome shotgun sequence:
aaaagaaaagagaaagcactCCTCCCCGCGCCCTGGGCCGCCTGCGCCCTCCGCCAGCACCAGGAGGCCGCGCGTGCGGGCGGCGCGTCAGCAGGCCGACACCAGGCCCTTCTGGAAGGGGCAGCGGCGCTTTGGCCGGGGcccgtcctcgtcctcgtcctcgtcctcctcgtcctcgtcctcctCCGAGGACGACGAGCTGTCCAGCGTCAGGTCCACCACGTCCGCGCCCGGCTTCCCGTTCTCCGCGCTGCTGCCCGCGCCGGCCCCGCCGCCAGGGCCGctgcccgcgccgccgccgccgttgACGTTGGGGGTGGCGAGGAGCCCGTTGGCGTCCGGGGTGCCTGCGGGCGGCACACGCGGGCCCTCAGGACACtgctggggcggggagggcgcCCTGCGCCCCCGTCCCCGCCCGGGGCCCAGCACACAGCGGGCGCCCCGGCCCCACGAGGTCCGGCCAGCCTGCCCGCCCCCCCGCGTGGTGGCGCGTCAGTGGAAACGCCAAGCCGCAGTGCAGCCTGGACGGGGGAGGCCGCCGCCGGGGGACAGCACTGGCCGCTCACCGAGGACGAGGACGGGGCATTGCGGGCTGCAGCTCCGCTCCTTCTCGGCGCGCACCGGGCACCACGAGCCGTCGGCCAGGAACTCGATCTCGTCAGCGTCCTCGCACTCACTCAGGATCTTGGAGAGCAGCCTGCGGGCGGGCAGGGACTGAGgcggcgccccgcgcccccgcccgcggCCCCGCCCACGCCCCTGCCAGGCCCCTGAGCGCCTCGACCCCGAGGCAGCACGCCAGCCGCTTCCAGGCTCTCAGCAAAACTGCCTGCAGCCGCGCCCTGCATCCCCACGACCCCTTGTCCCCGCACCCGGCCCCCAGGTGCTCCGCCCTGCACTGAGCGCGGCACGCGCTGCAGACGTGGGGTCTCCAGGCGGCCGAGGCGGAGGGACTGTCACGATGCCCGGCCCTTCGCGCCCCGGCCGCCTGGCCTCTCCTCCTGCCCGGGTTCTCTGTCCCATTTTGCACACGAGCAAACCGAGCCCCATGGGGACACTGTCGGCATGAGGGGACCTCAGGGTGCCGCCCGCCCAGCAGACGGACCGTGAGGCTGGGAAGCGGAGTGGCCACAACCCAGCCCTGGGGTGTCAAGGCCGCCTCGTGCCCACTGGGCACCCGTCACACGCAGGGCCAGCTGCGTACCAGGCCCTGGCAGCCTGCTCAACCCAGCACCGCCGTGCAGAGGCCCTGCAGCCGGCTTCACAGCTGCCCCCAGTGACCGGGGGTGGCCAGAGGGCTCCCTGCCACAGGGCCACGGGCAACTTGCCCCaacctgcctcagtttcccctccatGGCGGCGGCGGGTGCGGTGCTCACTGTGCCCAAGGGAGCCACCAGGTGCCCTCCCCACCGGGTGCTGAGTGCTGGGGCTGTGACGGGTCCTGGGGTGAGCTGGATGGCAAGGGGCACGGGCTCCGGGGTTTCCACCCCGTCACAATCCCTGTGTGCCTGGTGCCCCCACCGGCCTCCCCTCCATCCCCAGCCCACAGGCCCTGCCCCCAGGCATGAGCCCAGCTCCACTGCCTGCAACACGCTACCTCCTCTGGAAAACTCCTATCCACTCTTCAAGACCCCACCCAAATGGTGCCTGGCACAATGGGTGCAGCCCTGCACCCCCTCGAACACAGGCTCTGGGGAACCCAGGCCACCCAGCTCCAGGCAGGAGCAAAGGGGCAGGGATTGGGGGGGCCAGGCCCCTGCCCAAGGACCCCTCGTCTGGAAAGGCCCCCCGCTGCCCCACCCGTCTGGGCGCAGCCCGCCtggccccggcccctgcccccggGCTGGCCTGGGCTGGTGGGGGAGGGCGGCCGCACAGCTGCCAGGCGGGGACAGAGCGGCCATTCAGGCCCGGCCACGTGCTGGCCCAGGGGCTCCTCGCCCGACCCGGCCCCACGCTGGGGGCAGGGCTCAGCcctcccggggggggggggcggagaccCGGGCGGGGGGGCGCTCAGAGCCTCGGCGACCTCCCCTGGACGTGAGCCCTGTGCAGAAGCGTGAGCTCGCGGGACCCCCTTGTGGGGACGCTCCAGCTGCGTCACCAACGGCCCCCAGGGGGCGCCGGGTTGCCGGTGGCTCCATGGGGGCCTGTTGGGTGCCGCCGGTGGAGAGCGACAGGGTCGGTTTCTAGAAACCCAACACCTCAACGCATCCCCGCTCTGGGGAGAAGGCGGCTCCCGCGTCCCGGGGTGCAGGCTGGGCTGGCCACGAGTGCCTGGCAGCCGTGCGCAGAGCGCTGGGCAATGGCTGCCCTTCCCACTGGTACGTGAGGGCGTGGCCATGGCCACGTGTCCTCGGGTGGCTCGGGCTGCAGTTCTCGTGGCCGCACCTGACAGGGTGGGGGGCCGCTGGGACCCGGAGCCGCCCCGCGCCCCTCCGCCCTGGCCCCTGTGCTGCACTCCACGGCAGGGCCGCAGGCGCAAGCAGCTGGCACCCGGGGCGGGCTCACCCGTCGATGATGAGCTGGTCGTAGGAGGCCGGCTTGTCGCACACGGGGCACATCCAGGTGGGCTTCTTCTCGTTCATCTGGAGGTAGAAGACGGCGTCGAAGCACTGCAGGTGGGCGCAGGTCTCCGCCCGGCAGGGCACCGACAGCCGCATCTTCACCAGctgggggcaggcgggggcgTGACCGGGGTGCCTCAGCCCTGCCCCCCGCCTGGCCACAGCACCGGGGCGCAGGGACCAGCCCGGCCCAGCCCGCCCCCGAGAGCGGCTGGGAGCGGCCCCCCGGCTGGATGGGGGGGAAGGCGCCCGACTTACGGGGCAGATGAGGGAGACGCGCACGCCGGTGGTGGCGATCTCGCTGTCGGGATCCAGGCGCAGCTTCTCCTGGACTGCAGGGGAGGGTGGGGCGTCAGCGCGGGGGCCCCAGCAGCGATGCCGGTGTGGTGGCCGCCACCCCGGGGTCCCAGGCTCCGAGGGCCACCTCTGAAAGGCCTGGCGGAACCGAGGCCTTCCGGGGACCGGGCTGCAGCCACCAGGCTCACCGCCGCCCACAGAGCCTTCTGGGAAGGCTGGGGCAGCCCAGGGCCACCGCCGGGCTGCACCGCCCGCTTCACCAGCAGGAGCCGGGGCGCAAGAGCCCACTGCGCAGGGCCTGCTCGCTCAGCCGAGTGCGGCCCCTGTGGCGGAGGGAAGACCGCGCCGAGGCCACTTCTCCGGGGTCCCGGGTCTCCTGATACTCTCTCCACGTGGAGCCGCCAACCAGCCTGACAAGCGCCGCGGCCGGCGTGCGGGAGGGAGCCGAGGGTCCTGGGGAACATCTGGTTGCAGGAGACCCCAAGAGTCCGGGCAGGGCGTTGGAGGCTGCCTGCAGGGACGCGGTAACTGGGGAGGGGGCCTAGGAGGACCCGCGACAGGGCCCAGTTCCACCCGGGAGGGGGCTTGGAGGCCATGCGCTGCCTGCCGAGGCCTGTCCTAGACGACTGCGCACGCTGGGCTTCCCTGCCCGGGGACCCCGGCCCACCCACGGTGTCGGGGGAATCCCACCCTGACGGAGGAGGCAGCCCCAGCCACCTGGGCTGCCCGTGCCggctccctcctccccaggggGTCGGGCCAGGCCTCCAGGCAGCTGCGGGGCtcggggccaggctgcccgggctGGGCCAAGGGCGGGTCACGGGGAACAAGCTGTATGGACCGGCCGTGTGGACAGGCCACTTAAGACAGGGCACGTGGACAAAACTGTGTGGACGGGCTGTGTAGACAGACCGTTTAGATAAGAACACGTGAACCCGCTGTGTGAACAGAGACGTGGAGCGGGCCATGTGGACTGCGCTGTGTGGACCGGCTATGTAGACAGACCCTACGAACGTGCTGTGCAGCCAGGTCGTTTATCCGGGCACGGGGACCCGCCTCCGGGCAGGACCAGGCCCTGCGCAGCggtgaggggcgggggcgggaagTGTGGCACAGAGGCAGAGGCTCCGTGGGCGCAGAGCCCCCGCGAGGCAGCAGGGGAGAGCGGCCCACAGCGCCCCGcacccctcagctgacctgggcgcGGAGGCCACCAGGGCCCCCGCCGACGGGGCTCGAGCCGCCTGGCCTCGCGGCGCAGGCCGGCCACGGCCCCACCTGCCGCGGTCCCGTGGGGAGAGTGGAACCCACGGAGCATCGTCTGCGCTCGAGGGAGACTGGCTGAGCCCCAGGGAGGCCGCGGGGGCGTCTTCGGGCTCCCCACGGCCCTCGGCTCTGCGCCCCACCCTCGCCCCTGCCCCTCTGCCGGCCGCTGGCCTCCCTGTGCCGCCCAGGCGCGCCCCTGCCTCGGGGCCCTGGCCCACCTGGAGCCCCGCAGCCCCGGTGGTGCTGTCCTGGGGGGGCTCGGCCccgcgggaggcccctgcccatgCCAAGCCCCCGCCTCCGGGCCGGCCAGGGGCCGGGGCTCCCACCAGCCCCGGGGGTCCCTGCCAGCCCCcggagccccgcccccgcgcgcACTCACCCAGCGCCTTGCACAGCTCGGGGTGCTTGACGCCGATGGTTTTCAACCGCTGCAGCAGCTCCGAGGACGTCAGCTGCCGCACCAGGTACAGGGCCACCGAGTAGCTCTGGGGGCAGAGGGGGCGTCAGGCCAGCCGGGCGCAGGGAGGGCGGGAGCCGCGGGCGCCGGCCGCTCACCTTGCCGTAGTTGCCCCAGGTGACGGTGATGCGGTTGGTGGCCGAGGACAGGTACATGAGGTGGGTGAGGTTGACGGGGCGGCAGGGCCTCTTGGGCTCCACTCCGGGCTTGTTCGAGGGGTAGTAGCCCTGGGGCAGACCCGGCCGTCAGGCGCCGCGGCAGGGGAGCgtgcccccgcgccccgcgcccccgcgccagGACGGGCGGCTCACCGGCACCGAGCAGT
Protein-coding regions in this window:
- the PIAS4 gene encoding E3 SUMO-protein ligase PIAS4 isoform X3; this translates as MAAELVEAKNMVMSFRVSDLQMLLGFVGRSKSGLKHELVTRALQLVQFDCSPELFKKIKELYETRYAKKSAEPALQPHRPLEPLAVHTAYGRPGAVPRTALSGPNIDYPVLYGKCLNGLGRLPPKALKPEVRLVKLPFFNMLDELLKPTELVPQNSEKLQESPCIFALTPRQVELIRNSRELQPGVKAVQVVLRICYSDASCPQEDQYPPNIAVKVNHSYCSVPGYYPSNKPGVEPKRPCRPVNLTHLMYLSSATNRITVTWGNYGKSYSVALYLVRQLTSSELLQRLKTIGVKHPELCKALVQEKLRLDPDSEIATTGVRVSLICPLVKMRLSVPCRAETCAHLQCFDAVFYLQMNEKKPTWMCPVCDKPASYDQLIIDGLLSKILSECEDADEIEFLADGSWCPVRAEKERSCSPQCPVLVLGTPDANGLLATPNVNGGGGAGSGPGGGAGAGSSAENGKPGADVVDLTLDSSSSSEEDEDEEDEDEDEDGPRPKRRCPFQKGLVSAC
- the PIAS4 gene encoding E3 SUMO-protein ligase PIAS4 isoform X4; the encoded protein is MAAELVEAKMLLGFVGRSKSGLKHELVTRALQLVQFDCSPELFKKIKELYETRYAKKSAEPALQPHRPLEPLAVHTAYGRPGAVPRTALSGPNIDYPVLYGKCLNGLGRLPPKALKPEVRLVKLPFFNMLDELLKPTELVPQNSEKLQESPCIFALTPRQVELIRNSRELQPGVKAVQVVLRICYSDASCPQEDQYPPNIAVKVNHSYCSVPGYYPSNKPGVEPKRPCRPVNLTHLMYLSSATNRITVTWGNYGKSYSVALYLVRQLTSSELLQRLKTIGVKHPELCKALVQEKLRLDPDSEIATTGVRVSLICPLVKMRLSVPCRAETCAHLQCFDAVFYLQMNEKKPTWMCPVCDKPASYDQLIIDGLLSKILSECEDADEIEFLADGSWCPVRAEKERSCSPQCPVLVLGTPDANGLLATPNVNGGGGAGSGPGGGAGAGSSAENGKPGADVVDLTLDSSSSSEEDEDEEDEDEDEDGPRPKRRCPFQKGLVSAC
- the PIAS4 gene encoding E3 SUMO-protein ligase PIAS4 isoform X1, with translation MRVQAAVPAVQPGRRGWAWAGAPGRQLMPADLSWAEPEWPGPPALGPVPGVKLPMTLPLLRELGPLPEETSCPQAFFSLKNMVMSFRVSDLQMLLGFVGRSKSGLKHELVTRALQLVQFDCSPELFKKIKELYETRYAKKSAEPALQPHRPLEPLAVHTAYGRPGAVPRTALSGPNIDYPVLYGKCLNGLGRLPPKALKPEVRLVKLPFFNMLDELLKPTELVPQNSEKLQESPCIFALTPRQVELIRNSRELQPGVKAVQVVLRICYSDASCPQEDQYPPNIAVKVNHSYCSVPGYYPSNKPGVEPKRPCRPVNLTHLMYLSSATNRITVTWGNYGKSYSVALYLVRQLTSSELLQRLKTIGVKHPELCKALVQEKLRLDPDSEIATTGVRVSLICPLVKMRLSVPCRAETCAHLQCFDAVFYLQMNEKKPTWMCPVCDKPASYDQLIIDGLLSKILSECEDADEIEFLADGSWCPVRAEKERSCSPQCPVLVLGTPDANGLLATPNVNGGGGAGSGPGGGAGAGSSAENGKPGADVVDLTLDSSSSSEEDEDEEDEDEDEDGPRPKRRCPFQKGLVSAC